The DNA window TGCTGGACATTACTACAACATGACATTAACTCAATGTCACACACGCCGATCTCGCCATTATTGCTCAGGTGTTCCCGAAAAGTGTGTGAAATTCCAGTCAGTGTACAACATTCTTCACCACATAGCGGATGTGAACTTTGTACACCCCAACAAGGATGGCCAAGTGCCATTTCTGACATATGCTGTGACGTTTCTCCCTGTGGTGGGTGGCGTGGACTCTGTAGAACTTTTTGAACACATCGAATCGTGGCCCAGAGATTTTGGTAGTGATGTCCGCGTTTCTGGTGCTAATTTTGGAATCAAGGATACATTATTCAACCAGCAATTAATTGCAGATAGTATATGGCTACTGATATCTGGGGTTCTAATATTTTTGGTTGTATGGGTATATAGTTTGTCAATTTTTGTTACAATAATGACGTTTTTTATGATGTTTTGGTCGCTAGTAATGGCGTATTTTTTATACACGATGGTGTTTGCCATACCCTTCTTTCCATATATGAATCTCGTTGCCATTATTATAATTCTTGCACTTGGTGCAGATGAcgtatttatatattgtaaggTCTGGCAAATGGCCAAATCTGAACGAAATAATGGGACtctcgaaaaaatagtgttggaCACACTTCGTAATGGGAGTGTATCCATGTTTGTGACAAGTCTAACTACTGCTGCCGCTCTGTACAGCAATGCTTTTAGTTCCATCACTTCCATCCGATGTTTCAGTATCTACGCAGGAACTGCTGTTTTGTGTAACTTTTTTCTTGTTGTTACGTGGATGCCGGCATCCAttgttatttatgaaaaatggtGCAACTGTGAAAAACTTTACGACCCCGAACTTTCTCAAAGGAAAAACGTGTGCTATTATGTGTGTAAAATGCCACAGCAAACATATCACAAGGTGTCCGACTGGTGCAGGGTCCTCTTTGATAAACTTCTTCCGTTTGTTATCGTCCGTGCTCGTTACCTATGGTTAGTACTATTCGGTGTTCTAGGAATTCTAGGAATTGTTGTTATATTTTTCTATCCAAAACTAAGACTTCCATCATCAGAGAAATTCCAAGTGTTTTCATCAGACCATCTGATGGAAAAATACGACTTTGGTCTCAGCAATCACTTTTGGTTTGAAAGACACCAACGAAATCAAGAGATAATGCCCCTGCGGTTCGTGTGGGGAATCCAAGCGGCCGACACTGGGTCCAGTCTGGACCCCAGTGATAAGGGAGACATTGTTATGGACGAAAGTTTTGACCCCACTACTCCCGAAGCTCAAGTATGGATGCTCAATTTCTGTCGGGATTTACGCTTAACCCGTTTTTACAAACACATTGGTGGCATCGAACAGACGAACTGCTTTCATGAATTCTTTAGCATGTTCATGCAACAGCCATGTTCCAACGAGTTCGGTATTCGTAGACCATGTTGTAATTACAGTACGAGCGTGATTAAGTCAGAGGACATGACGCAGTGCGCCGCTGTGTACATTCCATCCCTGATCAACTCGGGGACCGTTGTCTACAACTCCTACTCGCCGGGTCCCAGGTTTATAGAGGGAAGATTCAGTGCCTTGATCGTGGAATTCTACAGCAACTTTCACTTTACAACATCTTTCCAGGAAATGTCCAATTTTTACGCTCAAGTCGAACAATTTCTAAGCGAGAAACTAAAGTCTGCTCCCTCTGAAATTCGAAATGGATGGTTTGTCAGCGAATTAGAATTTTACAGTCTTCAGAAGAGCCTCGGCGAGGAGACCCCCATAGCTTTGGGGATCTCGCTTATCATCGTGATTGTCGTCACCTTTCTGACGACCCTCAACGTCTTAATCAGTATATTCGCCATTGTGAGCATTGCTTTCGTTATGTTCGTCACCATCGCCGCTCTGACTCTGTTGGGATGGGAACTCAACATCCTGGAGTCTGTCGTGATAACAGTAGCAGTGGGGCTTTCTATAGATTTTACTTTACACGTTGGGGTCTCATTCAGAAACTCCCCTGATCTCAGCAACGAAATGCGCGTGGTCTCTACCACCAGCACCCTGGGTGGGGTTATTACAATGGCAGCTACAACAACATTCCTAGCGGGCGCACTCATGATGCCGTCGACCGTGTTGGCTTACCAGAAGTTCGGAACTTTCTTGATGATAGTGATTGCCACCAGTTTTGTGTATGCTTTATTCTTTTTCCAGTCTCTGCTGTGTGTGATGGGACCTAATGGCGGGTTTGGACAGTTCCACTGGCCCTGTCCTTCTGTCAACATCTGCTCGCGGTCTGAGAAGAAGCACGTTGATAAGACGGTGTATCTGACCACCGAGTCCACTTCGAGTTATTACCCAGCGTCAAGTAGCTTCAGCGAGCCGTCTCAAGACATGGAAATCCCTTCGAACACTCCAAAGCCGTCCCTTTTTCAGCACCGGAGATCTCGCTCCCGAGGGCATTACATACAAGCGCGCACTCGTAGTGACAGTCCGGAGTCCGACCACACCGGGCGGAGAGAAGGACAAGTCAAGTTTTCAGAAGGCAACACAGTCACAAAAACTGTAGCTGAAGTTAAGGATGACACAGAAACCTCGCGGACAGATGATTCTGTGTTTGAGGAACCAAAGACTCCAGATTCGGGCATTTGCGATACAAAAGGTTCTATGAAAATGATCCCGATCgaaattcattttaaagaaagtttaactTAGCACATGTCAGAAGCGCATGGTCGAGAAGCTAAGTTTTCAGACGATAGAATTTTAAACCTCTTGTTGAATTGtgatattttgttggttttgacgACAACTACATTCCTTTTTTACACTTGATTAGTATctaaaattttatgttttctttgaCAATGCATTTATACCCAGAAAAATACCAATAACTCATCTTTTCCGAAGAGTTAAATGTTAGAATATATCTTAGAATTATAGTTTTTTACGTATAGTTTAGAGGAGTTTATAGATTGttgtagacatattttgttttttgaaatacTCTATTAGGTTAAAGTGGCAAAGTGTTTGTACCATTGGATCTGTATGAAAATCGCAGTGTTTGTAagatttttatacaaattaatCCTCGGTTTATATGTTTTAGAAAGAACCACGAGTATTAGAAGGTAGTTGACCTCAAGTTAAGACTCTTTGTTATTTATAAGTTCTATAATTGTCACAGAAATATGGAagtaatttttatatatgatattttagtTAAATGTCGGTCGAGTAGAGAAATAGTATATCGTTGACCCCATGTAAACGGAAATGTTTAAGGTattcactacacctagacttgtactttttaagacactacgtcacaagatggagatttaaatgttttgctaAACTGATTGTATCACTCAATTCAGATGTATATGGTCATAgcatcaggcttgtgaaccgcagatcatgagttcgaaacCGCCTgtggcttttgttcatgtttactgaatgaaattttttaaaatatcatttttatccaaaattccacattttttcgcctatttgacatatatacttcttatccatcatgctttctatcataatcaagtaattttctgctgatttgagaaactagttgaaagtgtagtgaagtaccttaaataTGACATAATTAAATCACTATATAATCCATTCTATGATATGCGTATCGGAACATGTTTTGATGTAAGTAAATCATATTCTTATACtagtatacaaatatttttgtttacttcctgcaagttttgttttttgttgccCAATCTTGCCGATTGTAGAAGCTGAGATCTTCATCGTTAACCTTGCTTAGAAGTGGTTTTCACCACAGAAATAATCTGATTCCAtttatagtttgtttttttttatatcgaaAGATAAAATAAACGTGCTACCTCATGTATTTAGCGTATGTAGTTCTTGCTCAAGTAGAGTTATGTTTATtgactttttcatttttaatcaacatataaatatttaatgaacaACAAAACGCATTCAGaaactaaaatcagttttatatTTCCAAGCATTTCACAGATTTTCTGATGTGCTTGGTTACATAAACTGTTTATACggataacaaataaaattgtaaaataaaatttaaaaagttgtaaaaagatagaaattaaacattcaaatatatggaattataaattaaaaagttcaattgGAATACTGTTCACACAATAAACCTAATTATTTCGTGTAAGAGTAGCTGCGAGACCTCTGGCTctgcataaaaaatataatactgATGTGAATTAATAGTTTGAGTACTATCGCACTGTTTAACTACCGATAAGACATCAACAGTAGGACACCGACTCGATGCTTAGCGAGCAGCAAGCAACTTGCGACCTGTAATGGAGAAAAGATCGTTTTAACATCTGTACCAGCATTATTGGGATCTAGTTTTTACTGATTGATCAGAAGAAAATGACAACAAAAAGTAGAACATTGAGTACCTCCCGTCATGGTTTCGGGTTTTATAAAGTCATCCATAGCTGTAGTTATAAAGTTGTTCCCTGAAAGattgatgaaaaataattatatattattttgaaattataaatacattaaGTAAGTTATATTCCGATAATAAACCACAAGCTAGACGTTAAAAAAAGGTTCAGCGTGTGCGGATACCgacatttggtataaatatgCAATGTCAGTGGGATTGACAATGAGTTAGCTTGATCAGATACTTACTTCCGGAGTTGTCGGTGTGGAAAAGGTGGGAAGAAGCGATCTCCTGCCCCAGCTTCTGGTCTGTGTCCTGGATCATCCTCAGCTGAGCGTCCGTCACCCTGAAACAGACCAGCTAAAGTATAACTAACCGCTTGCCGTCAACAACTTCCCAACGCCTTTTGTCGTCAACCTAGCAACGTTCGCTGTAGTTTTACGTATAGATAATGCATGCATTGGTAATGTATGTggatatgtaaataaacttcAATAAACACTTGAAATTAGGCACTGGAAtaattgtatgtatttttaaaaaaaaaacaaaaaaaagaagttcTCACCCTCTCTGGTGCAGGGCGGGGTAATCGGCTTTCATTACAGACGTGGTGAAGGCGTGTTCCACGGGCGGATCCCGGTGCGCGGCGCGTGCGTTCAGACTCTCCTGTTTGTTGACGGTAAACGGGTCTGCTGCCTTCAGGTCCAGTGTGTTCTCGCTCATAGACACGTGCTTGAACTTCACGGCGGCGTTCCTCTCCGTCTTTCCGGCCGGTAGAACGTTTGC is part of the Crassostrea angulata isolate pt1a10 chromosome 3, ASM2561291v2, whole genome shotgun sequence genome and encodes:
- the LOC128175958 gene encoding protein dispatched homolog 1-like isoform X2, translated to MRYARLIAHYPYVIVVSILCLAVLCLVLCLTVVQLPNFQDPKAGFEPRGTEIANKIIAYNNLVQNLDGKLSLSPAGQKWGFEGETIQYSTENQTKVPQLGEQSMGQPVKRSIDESSSRHFQDSFFCEIPGSYFPLFARIVFTSADGSNLFTASKLQQMCRIEDNHIRSHSTFSSNCQTKNSKQCCLSWSLGNYVALLSGKSNCSSITEEDVKAVQDLLTTCAGHYYNMTLTQCHTRRSRHYCSGVPEKCVKFQSVYNILHHIADVNFVHPNKDGQVPFLTYAVTFLPVVGGVDSVELFEHIESWPRDFGSDVRVSGANFGIKDTLFNQQLIADSIWLLISGVLIFLVVWVYSLSIFVTIMTFFMMFWSLVMAYFLYTMVFAIPFFPYMNLVAIIIILALGADDVFIYCKVWQMAKSERNNGTLEKIVLDTLRNGSVSMFVTSLTTAAALYSNAFSSITSIRCFSIYAGTAVLCNFFLVVTWMPASIVIYEKWCNCEKLYDPELSQRKNVCYYVCKMPQQTYHKVSDWCRVLFDKLLPFVIVRARYLWLVLFGVLGILGIVVIFFYPKLRLPSSEKFQVFSSDHLMEKYDFGLSNHFWFERHQRNQEIMPLRFVWGIQAADTGSSLDPSDKGDIVMDESFDPTTPEAQVWMLNFCRDLRLTRFYKHIGGIEQTNCFHEFFSMFMQQPCSNEFGIRRPCCNYSTSVIKSEDMTQCAAVYIPSLINSGTVVYNSYSPGPRFIEGRFSALIVEFYSNFHFTTSFQEMSNFYAQVEQFLSEKLKSAPSEIRNGWFVSELEFYSLQKSLGEETPIALGISLIIVIVVTFLTTLNVLISIFAIVSIAFVMFVTIAALTLLGWELNILESVVITVAVGLSIDFTLHVGVSFRNSPDLSNEMRVVSTTSTLGGVITMAATTTFLAGALMMPSTVLAYQKFGTFLMIVIATSFVYALFFFQSLLCVMGPNGGFGQFHWPCPSVNICSRSEKKHVDKTVYLTTESTSSYYPASSSFSEPSQDMEIPSNTPKPSLFQHRRSRSRGHYIQARTRSDSPESDHTGRREGQVKFSEGNTVTKTVAEVKDDTETSRTDDSVFEEPKTPDSGICDTKGSMKMIPIEIHFKESLT
- the LOC128175958 gene encoding protein dispatched homolog 1-like isoform X1 encodes the protein MLLVTCFCEFYSVDFYIRMSRYARLIAHYPYVIVVSILCLAVLCLVLCLTVVQLPNFQDPKAGFEPRGTEIANKIIAYNNLVQNLDGKLSLSPAGQKWGFEGETIQYSTENQTKVPQLGEQSMGQPVKRSIDESSSRHFQDSFFCEIPGSYFPLFARIVFTSADGSNLFTASKLQQMCRIEDNHIRSHSTFSSNCQTKNSKQCCLSWSLGNYVALLSGKSNCSSITEEDVKAVQDLLTTCAGHYYNMTLTQCHTRRSRHYCSGVPEKCVKFQSVYNILHHIADVNFVHPNKDGQVPFLTYAVTFLPVVGGVDSVELFEHIESWPRDFGSDVRVSGANFGIKDTLFNQQLIADSIWLLISGVLIFLVVWVYSLSIFVTIMTFFMMFWSLVMAYFLYTMVFAIPFFPYMNLVAIIIILALGADDVFIYCKVWQMAKSERNNGTLEKIVLDTLRNGSVSMFVTSLTTAAALYSNAFSSITSIRCFSIYAGTAVLCNFFLVVTWMPASIVIYEKWCNCEKLYDPELSQRKNVCYYVCKMPQQTYHKVSDWCRVLFDKLLPFVIVRARYLWLVLFGVLGILGIVVIFFYPKLRLPSSEKFQVFSSDHLMEKYDFGLSNHFWFERHQRNQEIMPLRFVWGIQAADTGSSLDPSDKGDIVMDESFDPTTPEAQVWMLNFCRDLRLTRFYKHIGGIEQTNCFHEFFSMFMQQPCSNEFGIRRPCCNYSTSVIKSEDMTQCAAVYIPSLINSGTVVYNSYSPGPRFIEGRFSALIVEFYSNFHFTTSFQEMSNFYAQVEQFLSEKLKSAPSEIRNGWFVSELEFYSLQKSLGEETPIALGISLIIVIVVTFLTTLNVLISIFAIVSIAFVMFVTIAALTLLGWELNILESVVITVAVGLSIDFTLHVGVSFRNSPDLSNEMRVVSTTSTLGGVITMAATTTFLAGALMMPSTVLAYQKFGTFLMIVIATSFVYALFFFQSLLCVMGPNGGFGQFHWPCPSVNICSRSEKKHVDKTVYLTTESTSSYYPASSSFSEPSQDMEIPSNTPKPSLFQHRRSRSRGHYIQARTRSDSPESDHTGRREGQVKFSEGNTVTKTVAEVKDDTETSRTDDSVFEEPKTPDSGICDTKGSMKMIPIEIHFKESLT